From the genome of Vigna angularis cultivar LongXiaoDou No.4 chromosome 11, ASM1680809v1, whole genome shotgun sequence, one region includes:
- the LOC108333160 gene encoding 30S ribosomal protein 2, chloroplastic isoform X2, giving the protein MASLHSSLLLPPNLLSLTSPSSSPTHILLNMRPSTTHLRPLFTTRRRFGRPFAVAEQATVTEAARRLYVGNIPRTVNNDELAKIVQEHGGVEKAEEIGGREIKVNVTEKPLSASDLPLSQAEESQFIDSPHKVYVGNLAKTVTTDTLKKFFSEKGKVLSAKVSRVPGTSKSSGYGFVTFSSEEDVEAAISSFNNSSLEGQKIRVNKA; this is encoded by the exons ATGGCTTCTCTTCACTCTTCTCTTCTATTGCCTCCGAATCTCCTTTCCCTTACTTCTCCTTCAAGTTCCCCTACTCACATTCTCTTGAATATGAGACCCTCCACCACCCACTTGCGACCCCTTTTCACCACACGGCGTCGTTTTGGGAGACCCTTCGCAGTGGCTGAGCAGGCAACGGTGACGGAGGCCGCAAGAAGGCTCTACGTTGGAAACATTCCCCGCACTGTCAACAACGATGAGCTCGCCAAGATTGTTCAAGAACATGGCGGTGTTGAGAAAGCTGag GAAATTGGAGGGCGTGAGATTAAAGTAAATGTTACTGAAAAACCTTTATCAGCATCAGATTTGCCTTTATCCCAGGCTGAGGAATCTCAATTTATTGACAGTCCCCACAAGGTGTATGTGGGAAATCTAGCCAAGACAGTAACAACTGATACtcttaaaaagtttttttctgagaagggaaaagttctgaGTGCCAAGGTTTCACGGGTCCCTGGTACCTCAAAATCCAGTGGGTATGGTTTTGTTACCTTTTCATCAGAAGAGGATGTAGAAGCTGCAATCTCGTCTTTCAACAATTCT TCATTAGAAGGGCAAAAAATCCGAGTGAACAAGGCATAG
- the LOC108333160 gene encoding 30S ribosomal protein 2, chloroplastic isoform X1 — translation MASLHSSLLLPPNLLSLTSPSSSPTHILLNMRPSTTHLRPLFTTRRRFGRPFAVAEQATVTEAARRLYVGNIPRTVNNDELAKIVQEHGGVEKAEVMYDKYSGRSRRFAFVTMKTVEDANAVIEKLNGTEIGGREIKVNVTEKPLSASDLPLSQAEESQFIDSPHKVYVGNLAKTVTTDTLKKFFSEKGKVLSAKVSRVPGTSKSSGYGFVTFSSEEDVEAAISSFNNSSLEGQKIRVNKA, via the exons ATGGCTTCTCTTCACTCTTCTCTTCTATTGCCTCCGAATCTCCTTTCCCTTACTTCTCCTTCAAGTTCCCCTACTCACATTCTCTTGAATATGAGACCCTCCACCACCCACTTGCGACCCCTTTTCACCACACGGCGTCGTTTTGGGAGACCCTTCGCAGTGGCTGAGCAGGCAACGGTGACGGAGGCCGCAAGAAGGCTCTACGTTGGAAACATTCCCCGCACTGTCAACAACGATGAGCTCGCCAAGATTGTTCAAGAACATGGCGGTGTTGAGAAAGCTGag GTTATGTATGATAAATACTCTGGAAGGAGCCGTCGCTTTGCGTTTGTTACAATGAAAACTGTTGAGGACGCAAATGCTGTGATTGAGAAACTTAACGGCACT GAAATTGGAGGGCGTGAGATTAAAGTAAATGTTACTGAAAAACCTTTATCAGCATCAGATTTGCCTTTATCCCAGGCTGAGGAATCTCAATTTATTGACAGTCCCCACAAGGTGTATGTGGGAAATCTAGCCAAGACAGTAACAACTGATACtcttaaaaagtttttttctgagaagggaaaagttctgaGTGCCAAGGTTTCACGGGTCCCTGGTACCTCAAAATCCAGTGGGTATGGTTTTGTTACCTTTTCATCAGAAGAGGATGTAGAAGCTGCAATCTCGTCTTTCAACAATTCT TCATTAGAAGGGCAAAAAATCCGAGTGAACAAGGCATAG
- the LOC108332643 gene encoding RHOMBOID-like protein 2 — protein sequence MEYMLKGKKMTVKGDPTLSRQLVEPKALLKLVDAESWVLMWDVGLVEQEGCDEWTRDLTREQQAELKTVLQAHYGVLQAHYRVFQEVQGLPPPRDTKHPYRIKFEIEKLGLIERQKIMARRDLETGGGRTKNNKTEENYTVHESSTPYEADTHWTSSLVPMFVVANIVVFVISMYINNCSKNNLGLQGGCVAKFLGRFSFELMQENLLLGPSSSTLTKMGALRWDNVGNRHQGWRLVTCIWLHTGIIHLLANMLSLVFIGIRMEQQFGFVRIGVIYLVTIQDQYPEFNLVDKVVEGEEGNVRT from the coding sequence ATGGAATATATGTTGAAGGGTAAGAAGATGACAGTAAAAGGTGATCCAACGCTTTCCAGACAGTTGGTGGAACCCAAAGCCTTGTTGAAATTAGTGGATGCTGAGTCATGGGTACTAATGTGGGATGTGGGCCTAGTGGAGCAGGAGGGGTGCGATGAGTGGACTAGGGATTTGACAAGGGAACAACAAGCTGAATTAAAGACAGTGTTGCAGGCACACTATGGGGTGTTACAGGCACACTACCGAGTATTTCAGGAGGTGCAGGGCTTACCACCACCTCGTGATACAAAGCATCCTTACAGAATAAAATTTGAGATTGAGAAATTGGGTTTGATTGAGAGACAAAAAATTATGGCCAGAAGAGATCTTGAGACTGGTGGTGGGAGAACCAAGAACAATAAAACAGAGGAAAACTACACTGTGCATGAGTCTTCTACTCCTTACGAAGCTGATACCCATTGGACATCCTCGCTGGTTCCTATGTTTGTGGTTGCTaatattgttgtttttgttatttccATGTACATCAACAATTGTTCCAAGAATAACCTCGGTCTCCAAGGTGGTTGCGTGGCCAAGTTCCTTGGAAGGTTCTCCTTCGAACTTATGCAGGAGAATCTGTTGCTTGGTCCTTCTTCTTCAACATTGACCAAGATGGGAGCCCTTCGGTGGGATAATGTTGGGAACAGGCATCAAGGATGGAGACTTGTCACTTGTATTTGGTTACACACTGGGATTATTCATTTGCTTGCTAACATGTTGAGTCTGGTATTCATTGGGATTCGTATGGAACAACAATTCGGGTTTGTGAGGATTGGAGTTATATACCTGGTGACTATCCAGGATCAATATCCTGAGTTCAACCTTGTGGAcaaggttgttgaaggagagGAGGGTAATGTTAGGACATAG